One segment of Formicincola oecophyllae DNA contains the following:
- the shc gene encoding squalene--hopene cyclase, with the protein MNESDVVEQAVDAAHGALQAMQKADGHWVFELEADATIPAEYVLLEHFLDRINPELERKMGAYLRRIQGAHGGWPLYEDGDFDLSASVKAYFALKALGDDPEAPHMRRARTEILRHGGAERANVFTRIQLALYGEVPWDAVPVMPPEIMLLPSAGFFSVWNMAYWSRTVIAPLLVLCDLRPIAVNPRGVHVQELFCTPPAQIKDWIRGPYRSWWGPVFKGLDSALRPMVRHFPRKLHKKAMRACLRFIAPRLSDGGLGAIYPAMANVVMMMRALGVPDSDPRAKQAWQALQDLMVDRGHEAYCQPCVSPVWDTGLAGLAMLEASDGPRATLPEATRRQLASTAAWLRSQQILDVVGDWAVNAPGLRPGGWAFQYDNAYYPDVDDTAVVGMFLHRQDPVENAEAIARAREWIIGMQSRDGGWGAFDIDNDLDVLNHIPFADHGALLDPPTADVTARCVSFLAQLGHAEDKPAIERALAWLRKEQERSGSWFGRWGTNYIYGTWSVLCAFNAAGVPPEDPAVQKAVAWLERVQRPDGGWGEDCASYEGAPEGVYEESLPSQTAWALLALMAAGRHGTKAVERGVAWLAAQQDGEGRWHEKPFNAVGFPKVFYLRYHGYKQFFPLLALARYRNLEDSNTGRVEHGF; encoded by the coding sequence TTGGAGCGGAAGATGGGCGCCTACCTGCGCCGCATCCAGGGGGCACATGGTGGCTGGCCCCTTTATGAGGATGGCGATTTCGACCTTTCAGCCAGCGTGAAGGCCTATTTCGCCCTTAAAGCCCTGGGGGACGACCCTGAAGCCCCCCACATGCGGCGCGCCCGCACGGAGATCCTGCGCCATGGCGGGGCGGAGCGCGCCAACGTGTTCACCCGCATCCAGCTGGCCCTTTATGGGGAGGTGCCGTGGGACGCCGTTCCTGTGATGCCGCCTGAGATTATGCTGCTGCCTTCAGCTGGGTTCTTCTCAGTGTGGAACATGGCCTACTGGTCGCGCACGGTCATTGCGCCCCTGCTGGTGCTGTGCGACCTGCGCCCCATCGCCGTTAACCCGCGCGGTGTCCATGTGCAGGAATTGTTCTGCACGCCGCCTGCGCAGATTAAAGATTGGATCAGGGGGCCTTACCGCTCCTGGTGGGGGCCCGTGTTCAAAGGGCTGGACAGCGCCTTACGCCCCATGGTGCGCCATTTCCCCAGGAAACTGCACAAAAAGGCCATGCGGGCTTGCCTGCGCTTCATTGCCCCGCGCTTGAGTGATGGCGGGCTGGGGGCCATTTACCCTGCCATGGCCAATGTCGTCATGATGATGCGCGCCCTAGGCGTGCCTGACAGCGACCCGCGCGCTAAGCAGGCCTGGCAGGCGCTGCAGGACTTAATGGTTGACCGCGGCCATGAAGCCTACTGCCAGCCCTGCGTCTCCCCCGTGTGGGACACAGGCCTGGCTGGCCTTGCCATGCTGGAAGCAAGCGATGGTCCCCGCGCCACATTGCCTGAGGCCACGCGCCGCCAGCTTGCTAGCACAGCGGCCTGGTTGCGCAGCCAGCAAATCCTGGATGTTGTGGGCGATTGGGCTGTGAACGCCCCTGGCCTGCGCCCTGGGGGGTGGGCTTTCCAATATGACAACGCCTATTACCCAGACGTTGACGACACAGCCGTTGTGGGCATGTTCCTGCACCGCCAGGACCCTGTGGAGAATGCCGAGGCCATAGCGCGCGCGCGTGAGTGGATCATCGGCATGCAAAGCCGCGATGGCGGCTGGGGCGCTTTTGACATCGATAACGACCTTGATGTCCTCAACCACATCCCCTTCGCTGACCATGGCGCCCTTCTTGACCCGCCAACGGCGGATGTCACGGCGCGCTGCGTCTCCTTCCTGGCGCAGCTTGGCCATGCTGAGGACAAGCCTGCCATCGAACGCGCCCTGGCGTGGCTCCGCAAGGAGCAGGAGCGGTCAGGAAGCTGGTTTGGGCGCTGGGGCACCAATTACATTTACGGCACTTGGTCTGTGCTGTGCGCCTTCAACGCGGCTGGCGTTCCGCCAGAGGACCCAGCAGTGCAAAAAGCCGTGGCGTGGCTGGAGCGCGTGCAGCGCCCTGATGGCGGCTGGGGGGAGGACTGCGCCAGCTACGAAGGCGCGCCAGAGGGGGTTTATGAGGAAAGCCTGCCCAGCCAGACGGCCTGGGCCCTGCTGGCGCTGATGGCCGCTGGCCGCCACGGCACCAAGGCCGTTGAGCGCGGCGTGGCCTGGCTGGCCGCCCAGCAGGACGGTGAGGGGCGCTGGCATGAGAAACCCTTCAACGCTGTTGGTTTCCCTAAGGTCTTCTACTTGCGCTACCATGGGTACAAGCAGTTTTTCCCCCTGCTGGCGCTGGCGCGTTACCGCAATTTGGAAGACAGCAACACAGGGCGCGTTGAACACGGTTTTTAA